Genomic segment of Apium graveolens cultivar Ventura chromosome 7, ASM990537v1, whole genome shotgun sequence:
CTCATTGGTATACTGCTAAGAGTCCTAACTGATGTGAATCAGACTTATCATCTTATGCATTATTCAAATGATAAGTGATAACATACAagtttaacaaaataaagaaaattacAACTAGTACTGCAATAAGGCTAATTTATGCCAGAATTTATTATTCGACAAACAGATGAAGTAAGCTAACTTGGACTTCTGAGTTGGCTGCCAAAAGACCCTTAGGTGTACAGATGACATTTTGGGTATGTTGATGTCGATTGAAATGAGTTTTGTTCAATGAAGTAGTCTTATCATATTTGATTCATACATTTTAAGTTATAGATGTACATTTGCCTAAAAAAGGAACTGTGTATTGTCCATGCATGTAAATTGGAAGATGAAGGTACTGATGCTTCAACTTCCCTTGTTTGCTGCCTGTCTATGTTCGCGAAAATTTTATTGTTTTATGTTGTTTGACATTCTAAACTGCTGGTGTCGATTAAAGATCTTTTATAATGTGAACAATCTCGGATGGGTTATTTCTAGGAAATGCAATTCAATTGGCAAATTGTTGCGGCTTCCATTATTGGATTTCTTGGAGCAGCTTTTGGTAGTGTAGGCGGTGTTGGTGGTGGCGGCATATTTATTCCCATGCTTACCTTAATTATTGGATTTGATCCAAAATCAGCAACTGCAATTTCAAAGTGTAAGCCAGTGATATCCCGAAAGAACTTAAATCTGTTTCTTTTCTGGCAGATATGTGGCCTTGAATCTCAACTTTGTTGGCATTATCGTATAGTAACCTAGACGACTGAAAAAGAATTTTCATGCAATTGTATTGTATCTAGAAGTAAAACGGCACATTCACGAGCTCAAATTTATAAATGGAACTATTTATAACTTTTTAGATATTCATCAAGGTTCAAGCATCTAAAATCCTAGTACTGGAAACAACCTGTCGACTATATTGTTTGCTAGATTGCAGAGCAGGGCTAGCTTCCAGATGCATTACTTTGAGTTTTGAAAATTGGACAGTTAGTATTTATGATTTTAGGGGCAGTAATTAGTATTGATCAGCTTGCTTAGATAAAGCTTTCTGAACAAATTTAGCGCTAGCTATCAATTAGTTGATGACTGTTGAGTTTTATGCACATTACTTAAAGTCATGAAAACTTCAGAACTTGCTAGCTTGGTAAAGAATTGCATTTAATTTTTTTTAGGTATGATCATGGGTGCAGCAGTCTCGACTGTTTATTATAACCTAAAGCTACGTCATCCTACAATAGATATGCCAATCATTGACTATGACTTGGTATTGCTCATCAACCCTATGCAGATGCTCGGTATTAGCATTGGAGTTTCTTTAAATGTGATTTTCGCTGATTGGATGGTTACAGTTCTGCTGATTGTAATCTTATTGGGTAATGCGCTGATGGTATGTTGTACTAGAAATTTGATGCCGTTTATATTCATCCTCTAAGTCCGTTCAACTGGTGGTTTGCAGTTATATCAACAAAGGCATTTTTTAGAGGTGTTGAAACTTGGAAAGGAGAAACCCCTTTAAGGAAGGTTGCAATGATAAAAACAGATTTGCTATTCTATTTTGTTGGAGCATGACATCTTACGTATTGCCTTTTTTTTCTCGTTTTAGGAGGCTGCAAAGCGTCAGGAGGACAATGGTCAGTTGCTCTGCAGTTCATTAGGATACTTGTGACTTATATTGGTAACAGAAACTCTGTTCTCCAGATTCAGATTTAACCTCTTTAGGTATTTCCAGAAAATGGAGGTGATGGAGCCGACTATAAGCTTCTTCCTGGCGGACCTGACAAGAAGACTGAAAATGGGACAAAGAGCTCACTTAAAGAAGAAGTAACTGATATCTGCGAAGCAATTTTCCTTTCTTAGAGGCTCTCTATCTGATTAGTATTACTATATCAGGTACCTGTTCTTGAGAATGTGTGCTGGAAGGAGTTTGGGCTTCTTTGTTTTGTTTGGTTAGCATTTCTTGTAGTGCAGATCACCAAGGTTTGTTTTCTCCATTTGTCGAGACCTAAGTTCTTACCATCAGTCCGGAAATGATTTATTTATAGAATCACTGATTTTTCATGTTTTGCAAACAGAATCAAACAGCTAATTGTTCGACAGCATACTGGGTGCTAAATTTCCTGCAGGTAAGTTTTATAGTCAGCGTTCATGATTTTTCCATCCACAAACTTTCCTCTTACAGTACGACAACTCTCATTATTGATAGTTACATTGAATAAGATTTGTTCTTGGTCTTAAGTTCAAATTTCCCCCACGCGAGGATTAAAATCTTCAAGTAATTCTACTTTTTCATTGTCATGTAGGTTCCAGTTTCTGTTGGGGTTTCTCTGTATGAAGCAGTTAGGCTTTATACTGGACGAAGGGTAATTGCATCCAACGGACAGTCTGGGACCAATGTCCGAGTTGGCCAGATGTTCGTTTATTGTTTATTTGGCGTAGTGGCTGGTGTGGTTGGGGGGCTACTTGGTCTTGGCGGAGGATTTATAATGGGGCCAGTATTTTTGGAGTTAGGAATCCCTCCACAGGCGAGTTTATACTCATTTACTACACTCTTAAAAAAAACGAAGAAAGTTTATAAGCAATTTAATAGCATATGCAAGAATCTTTGTATGAAATT
This window contains:
- the LOC141671556 gene encoding sulfite exporter TauE/SafE family protein 3-like; this encodes MEGLGGKWKISRSLVVIIWSFGLAAVLVSAERGLRKPGSNLIQNAADESETNYLLKVANFLWLSDESGYQHIWPEMQFNWQIVAASIIGFLGAAFGSVGGVGGGGIFIPMLTLIIGFDPKSATAISKCMIMGAAVSTVYYNLKLRHPTIDMPIIDYDLVLLINPMQMLGISIGVSLNVIFADWMVTVLLIVILLVISTKAFFRGVETWKGETPLRKEAAKRQEDNENGGDGADYKLLPGGPDKKTENGTKSSLKEEVPVLENVCWKEFGLLCFVWLAFLVVQITKNQTANCSTAYWVLNFLQVPVSVGVSLYEAVRLYTGRRVIASNGQSGTNVRVGQMFVYCLFGVVAGVVGGLLGLGGGFIMGPVFLELGIPPQVSSASATFGMMFSSSMSVVEYYLLNRFPVPYALYLVLVATIAAFIGQDVVRRVVSILGRASIIIFILSATIFVSAISLGGFGIVNMIGKIERHEYMGFENLCRYGA